From Candidatus Dormiibacterota bacterium:
CAGGCCGTGGGCTACCTTAATCGGGCTGCCGCATAGGAACTAGGGACAATGGGAGAAGAACGTCGCGAACCTGACGCCCCAATGACGGAGGAGCAAATCCGTGCTGTGACGATCGGCGAGCTCGAGCCGTTGTCCGCCAGAGTGCGCCTTGTCGACTACGATCCCGGCTGGCCAGACCGGTTCAGGCGCGAAGCGGAAAGGATTCGCGCGGTACTCGGCGATAGAGTTCTCCAACTCGAACACGTCGGCTCAACAGCAGTGCCCGGACTTTCGGCTAAGCCGATTATCGACCTGCTTCTTGTGCTAGAGAACTCCGCCGACGAGCCAGCCTACGTCCCCGCCATGGAGACCGCCGGCTACGTCTTACGTATCCGGGAGCCGGAATGGAATGAGCACCGGCTGTTCAAGGGACCCGACACCAACATCAACCTGCATGTCTTTTCGTCAGGCTGTCCCGAGATCGAGCGTATGCTGGCGTTTCGTAACTGGTTGCGTATCAACCCGTCCGATCGCGAACTATATGCCCGAACGAAGCTCGAACTCGCCCAAAAGAAATGGAAATATGTCCAGAATTACGCGGACGCCAAGACAGCCGTCGTCGAGCAGATCATGGTACGCGCGCGCTGCTGACTGGCCGGGCGCCCGGGCGATCCTGGCCCCGGACCACGCATCCACCGGGCACGGGTGTTGTTCGGTTAGTGTCCGCCACGGGCTACCATGGCCTCGCCCCTAGCGCAGCGCGTCAATCGACGCGGTCCCGACGATTCCTTCACGTTCCGCGCCAGTTTGGCGTGATCGTCGGCCGCTCCTAGCAGGATAGGTAGCGTGCCGACCGATGCTCCACTGATGGAACAGCCGGGTCGCCGGAGACTGCCACTCCCGGTCGCGACGGCCGTGGCACTCCTCTCGGCTCATGGGCTTCTTTTGGTCTGGCCAATGGTGTTCCTCATGATCGACCCGGGTAGTGATTTCTTACGCGGAGCGGAGGGCAACACGCTGGGCCGAGTCATTGTCATTCCCCCGGCTTTTTTCGGAGGACTGTTGGTTATCACCGCGCTGACCGGCCTGCCGATGTGGCGCATTGCTCGTCCGATCGCGATTGCCCTAGAAGGGCTCTGCACGCCGCTCAACTGGATTTTTGTCTCCGTGGCAGGAATCACAGGCCCGTTAAGTCTTGTGCTCGCGTGCCTCCCACTTTCGGCGACGATCGTCCTGCTAACCCGCCACAGCGCAAACGCCTGGTTTCACGACCTCGCGCCTCGGTAGGGCAGGTATCGTCTCCGGCTATCGTTGCCGATCGTTCGAAGAGTGTCCGCCACGGGCTACTTCCCGAATCGCACATCTCTCAGATCGGAGTCCACCAACGCCAGGCCTAACTACTCGGGTCTGTTCTTTGGCCCGAATTCAGTCCGCTCGAAGATCCATCCTCTTGGCCATGTCAGGCCTGTGGCCGCGGCCAGCCGCTGCGTGCGGTCGGGCGAAGCGCCCCGACTTAGCGCCCAGCGCCTCCACTTCGGCACGGTCCACGACCAGCAAATCCAGGCCACGCCGCAGCCGACCAGACCTCCTATCAAAAGTCCAGGCAGCGCCAACCAAACGTAACCGCCTAGTCCTACCACTGCGACGATCGCAAGCACGGGCACCGAGACGACGAGATGGCCGACGACTACCGCTTTGGCGGCGCTCATGCCGTGGCCAGTACTGGACGACGACACGTCTGAAGGCACCCGTTCATGCTAAAAATACCGCAGAAACCACGCCTCCTGCCGCGGATCGAAATCGACTGTTCGATTAGTGTCCGCCACGGGCTATGACCTTTCTCAGACCTCGTCCCACTCCACGTTTGTAGGCCGTTGCCTTGCGAGTCTGGGTCGCCTTTGCTGGCGTAGTACGGGGGATCGCCGCTCGCTTGGACCCAGCTCAGAATGGACTCCTCACGTCCCAAGCCGATCGACTTCCTCGACGGACGCGGCCTCCGCTCGGCCGTTTTCTTCCCATTCGATTCTCGGCGGCCCCCACTGCTCCATCTGAGGAGGTTATCCGCTTAAGCAAACCGGCGCAGCCAGCGGATTCGGCTGTTCGAATACTGTCCGCCACGAGCTATTGACTAACTTCTGGGCCGATAAAGGGCTCGGGCCTGATGTCCCGCAGACACGACGCGCATTAGAGGTGAGCGAGTTTCGTTACATCGCTCATGACGCGTCGCTCACCGAACCTGGCCGGCGCCGCGGCCGCCGTCCTGCTCGTGGTTGGGGTGGCTGGCCTCTACCTTGCTACGCATCGCGCCCACCCAACGGCTTCGGCCCCCGTCACACCCGCATTCGGCAAACTGCTCCCGCCGATGCTGAACCCGCCGCTCGGGATGGGCGGTGTCGCCGACTCCACCGCGCTGGCCATCCCGTACGTCGGCCCAGCAAAGTTGAGCTGGTCGGGCCATCTCCCCAAGGCAATTGGGACCGCCCCCGTCGAGCGCGTCACCCTGCCGACTCCCGTCGAACTGGATGCCTTCGCGAGGGGCGTGGGCGGGACCCTCTCTGGCGCCTGGGCGACCGCACGAGTCTACCAACTCCCGGGCGACTTCAACATGGTGATCAACCACGACAACCCGGTGGGAGTCGAACCGAACTTCGTCATCAGCCGCCTGAAGGCCGTGACGCCTGCCGTGACCCCGGTCAGCTCGGACGCTGCTCGCGCCGCCGCCGACGCCTTCTTGCGCACGCGCGGGCTCACGCCGACATGGGACGACGCCGTGACGGTAACCAGATATTCCTCGTTTTCTTTGACCGTCTTCTCCGTTCTGTATCAGCGCGAGATTCTAGTGGGCTCGTCTCGGGTTCCAGAGGTCGACCGCAGCGGAA
This genomic window contains:
- a CDS encoding GrpB family protein, with the protein product MGEERREPDAPMTEEQIRAVTIGELEPLSARVRLVDYDPGWPDRFRREAERIRAVLGDRVLQLEHVGSTAVPGLSAKPIIDLLLVLENSADEPAYVPAMETAGYVLRIREPEWNEHRLFKGPDTNINLHVFSSGCPEIERMLAFRNWLRINPSDRELYARTKLELAQKKWKYVQNYADAKTAVVEQIMVRARC